The nucleotide window CATGGTGATGATGCCGATGAGCCGTGACTCTCTGTCCACCACAGGCAGCCGCTCGATCTTGTGTGCGTACATTGTCTCGAGAGCGTTCTCCATCGTGATGCTCGGATCTGCCGTGATCGGGTCACGGGTCATCACCTTCCGGATACTCTCGCGCTCCCGTTTCGGCGATATGGGGCGGACGTCCCGTCGGCTGACAATCCCGACGATCTTGCCGTGCTCGATGACGGGCACGCCACTGATTCCGTGCTCGTCCATCAGACGCTGGACGTCGGCAACGGTCGCTTCCGGACCGACGGTGAGCACGTTCTTCTCAATGAGATTCTCGGCCTGCTTGACGTACTTCACCTCCTGTACCTCCCTCTCGGCCGTCATGTTGCGGTGGATCACGCCGATCCCGCCCTGGCGGGCCAGCGCGATTGCCATGGGGGATTCGGTCACGGTGTCCATCGCTGCGCTCACGAGGGGGATGTTGAGCCAGATGTTCCGGGAGAAACGGCTGCGCACGTCCGCCTCGTTCGGCTCCAGATGCGATTCGGCTGGCTGCAGGAGGATGTCGTCGAAGGTGATGGCAACGGGGGCGTTCAATTTTTCTGTAAACATGATTCACCTGATCATTTTCCTGATTTGTTCAACCAGTTCGCCCCGAATCGTGGCATTCCGGTCTCCTCCGCAGACCATGCCCCGCGCACCGACGATATCGGGGCATATGCGATTCAGGGCGGGTATGTTCTCGATCTTGAAACCGCCTGCAAGAGCGGTCTTCAAGCCCAGTTCGCGGTTCTTCTCCACGAAAGCGGTGAAGGTGGCCTCGTCCATGAACTCGAACGCGCTCCTGCCGTCTTTTATGCCGGTATCCGTCATGGCCACGTCGGCTCCGCCCTCCGCGGCGAGCGCGGAGATCTCCATGGGCGAGATGGTCCCAAGCCTGGCGTAATCGGCATAGCCGGCAATAACCACGAGTTTCTCGGGATATTCCTCCTTGACCGCCCGCACCACGGCCTGGATCACCTCGCGGGCCCGGTCCTGCCCGTCGAACATCAGGCCGATCTTGATATAGTCGGCGCCGGCGCATGCGGCTCCGTACGCTGCAAGCGCTGCCCCGCCTGGTTTGTAGTCGAAGTCGCCGATGGCGGCGCTCACCGGTTTCGATGTCAGAGACTTGATGGACCTGATCACCCAGGGAAAGTTGGCACCAAGAGACCCCTCGGAGGGTTTTTTTACGTCGATGATGTCTGCAGAAAGAGATTGGTGCGCTTCTTCGATACTGCGCGGGCTGACCAGCAACTTCATGCATCATGTATGGTTCTTTAGACTGATTAGGATTACGGTATCGGACAATTCACCCTCATTTCTCCATTCTGCCGGAGCATGAGGGATGGTTTGGGAGAATTCCATTCGCCCGAGGCTCTCAATAGGATTCGATGTGGATTCAGGGTCCCACGGCATGCGGGCAACCTGCGGCGGCTGGGGATCCGGATCCATGGGGTCCCGTTTGTGCGGTATTTATCCCTCCGCAGGAGGGATCTGGTACCATGGATCTGATCCTGGCGATGGATCTCATGCAGGGAAAAGTGGTGCATGGGGTGCGGGGCGAACGGTCCAGCTACCTTCCCCTGACCTGGGGTCTGGTCTCCACCGCCGATCCGATCGCCCACGTCCACCATATCGCGCCGCGGTTCCTGTACATCGCCGACCTGGATCGCATCATGGGAACGGGGAGCCACGACAGGGAGATCGAGTCCTGCGTGCGGCTGGTAGAGCGGTGCTTTCTGGATCGAGGAGTTCGCTCGACAGCGGATTGTCTCCAGATGGCAGGTGTGATCAACGTCGTCGGGACCGAGACGGGAGGACGGGATCTCGGTCGGTACACCGGAGGCTACCTGAGCATCGATCACCGGGACGGCAGGGTGATCCCCTGCGGCTGGACACCGGCCGCTGTGCTGGGCCGTGCAGGAGCCTGGGCGTTCGATGGCTGCATCCTCCTGAACATCGGGGCTGTCGGAACGGAGCGCGGCCTGGACCGTGCTGAGCTCGGGGAGCTGCGGTCGGCCTATCGGGGGCGGCTGATTTACGGGGGAGGTGTCAGGGCGGAGCGCGATCTCGATCTGCTGGAGGATCTGGGATTCGATGGGGCGATCGTCGCCACTGCGGTGCACCGCGGCGCGATCCCGCTGGCATCGATCCGGAGAGGAATATGGTCCTGATCACCATCGAAGGCATCGACGGGAGCGGCAAGAGCACGCTTCTCGCATCGCTGCGTCGATCCCTGGCTGACCTCGATCCGGTATTCACCCGCGAACCCGGTGCCACCTGGGTGGGCGATGCGGTGCGGAGGGCCGTCGCCGAGAAGCTGGATCCGATGACCGAGGCGCTTCTCTTCGCCGCCGACCATGCGGCCCACGTGGCGGCAGTCGTGCGACCGGCCCTCCGGGAGAGGAGGGTGATCATCTCCGACCGGTACACCGACAGCCGCTACGCCTACCAGTCCGTCACGCTGGAGGGGGTGATACCGCGGCCCCTCCGATGGCTGCAGAACCTGCACGAGGGCTGGACGATCCCCCCGGACAGGACTTTCCTCCTCGTCCTCCCCGTCGAAGCCGCACTCTCCCGCCTGAAAGATCCCGGGGAGCGGGAGCACTTCGAGATGCGTGAAGTGCTCGAACGTGTCCAGCGTAACTACATCGCGCTCGCCGAAGAGGAGCCGGCACGATTCGTCGTCGTCGATGCCTGCAAGGGGTTGGAGGAGATCCACGATTTCGTAGCAGAGGAGATCCGAAGGATCGCCGTGCGGGGTAAATAGGGCACCCTCGTTGGACGATGGGGGGTCAAACAGGGAGCGCGGGCCGTCAGCCGCTCGTCTCCGCGTCCCAGCAGAGCCCCTGCAGCCGGTCTTCAGCCCGCTTCATGGCGTCGTGGCTCTCTGCAACGAGAGCGATCACCTCCTCGAGGTCGTCGCACCTCTCCTCCACCAGCCGGGCCAGGAGCTCGCTGATCAGTCTGCGGACGTTCTCCGCGCTCTCCCTGTAGAATCGGTTCATGCCGGGAGGCTCCCCGTAATGTAATATAAAAGTATCCGGGTCTCCCGGGGACGGCGGGAGATCTGCGTTCTCTCCCCACCGCAACCGATCGACTGGTTCGGGAGTGGGCGATCCCCGGCACCGGGAGCCCATCTCCCCCGTGTTATGCAATCCGCACCCCCTGGTTGTGCCGACGGTTGCAGGAATCGGAATCCGGTCTGGGCTGCAGGAATGCGAATATCGCGGGAGATAGCAAAGCCTGACGGGGGAGCGATTGCCTTCCTTCGGTTCGGGGATGCGTCGCGGGCATCGCCATCGCCTTCGCGTCGCTGCATCGAAGTCTTCCCTCTTGCGGGGAAAATGTCGTATCGATGGATGCGTTCCCTCCTCGTCGGATCTCCCCTCGGCCACCTAGCGCAGGGACGGGGGCACGGGTTCTCCAGTGGTATGGCATGACGGGCAGTGATCTCTTCCATGCCGTGAGCAGGGCTATACCACCAGCATGTGCCCCAATTGGGGAACAGGATCGGAACAGCGGTCGGAAAGACGCCATTCACCCGGCAGGGGAATGCTATGCTCCGATAACGATTACCACGGGTACGGGTTGCAGGGAATTCGGCCGCACCGAAACTCCCCATCGATCAACCTCACTCTAGAAATGCTGCGGGAATTCTTGCGACGTGAAGCGGAACGGTCCTGGAGTCTTCGCATCCAGCGATACAGCGCTCTTCCGCTCCTCTCCTCCGTGTCTCTACCCCCTCTCCACCGTGACGATGATGCCGTCCAGGGTGAGTACGTCCACGCGCTTCCCCTCCACCTGGTAGGTGAACTCCGGTGCGAAGGCGTCGGGGGGGATCGGCACATCTTCGCCGTCCAGGCTGACTGTCTCGGGCGGACTGAGCAGCTGTTCGGGCGGAAGAGCCCGAATCGCCTGCATGAATGCCGGAGCTTTCTTCCGGAGGGTTTTGCCCACGACCGCCATATTGAACCTGACGTCGCCGACCGTCCGTTCCAGCCGCGGTTCTCCGCTGCGGAACTGCACCTCCGCGTTCAGCGCACGGGAGGCGTCGCCGCCGTCATCGATAACGCCAGGCGCATACACAGTCACTCGCCCGAGCGGGGCGTTCAGTGCCATGCCCCGGTCGTGTTTGAAACGGCGGATCTCCGAGACCACCTTTGCCAGGATCTCCCCGTCGCGGGCGGCATCGTGATCGTCAAAGGAGAGGTTCACCCAGGACTGGGCGTGGACGCTCCCGCTGCCCCCCTCCCGGAGGTGATGGTAGCTCTCCTCGGCGAAGTGGGGCATGAAGGGGGCGAGCATACGGAAGAGGGCGTCAAGCGTGATGTCGAGAGCGCGGCAGGCGCTGTCCCGCCCCCCGCCATCCCCGTAGAGCCGTCCCTTCACGAGCTCGATGTAGTTGTCGGCGAGCACGTTCCAGGCGAAGTCCCTCAGTTCGCGGAG belongs to Methanomicrobiales archaeon and includes:
- a CDS encoding (5-formylfuran-3-yl)methyl phosphate synthase, with protein sequence MKLLVSPRSIEEAHQSLSADIIDVKKPSEGSLGANFPWVIRSIKSLTSKPVSAAIGDFDYKPGGAALAAYGAACAGADYIKIGLMFDGQDRAREVIQAVVRAVKEEYPEKLVVIAGYADYARLGTISPMEISALAAEGGADVAMTDTGIKDGRSAFEFMDEATFTAFVEKNRELGLKTALAGGFKIENIPALNRICPDIVGARGMVCGGDRNATIRGELVEQIRKMIR
- a CDS encoding HisA/HisF-related TIM barrel protein, producing MDLILAMDLMQGKVVHGVRGERSSYLPLTWGLVSTADPIAHVHHIAPRFLYIADLDRIMGTGSHDREIESCVRLVERCFLDRGVRSTADCLQMAGVINVVGTETGGRDLGRYTGGYLSIDHRDGRVIPCGWTPAAVLGRAGAWAFDGCILLNIGAVGTERGLDRAELGELRSAYRGRLIYGGGVRAERDLDLLEDLGFDGAIVATAVHRGAIPLASIRRGIWS
- the tmk gene encoding dTMP kinase, whose protein sequence is MVLITIEGIDGSGKSTLLASLRRSLADLDPVFTREPGATWVGDAVRRAVAEKLDPMTEALLFAADHAAHVAAVVRPALRERRVIISDRYTDSRYAYQSVTLEGVIPRPLRWLQNLHEGWTIPPDRTFLLVLPVEAALSRLKDPGEREHFEMREVLERVQRNYIALAEEEPARFVVVDACKGLEEIHDFVAEEIRRIAVRGK